In Gemmatimonadaceae bacterium, one DNA window encodes the following:
- a CDS encoding M14 family zinc carboxypeptidase, whose amino-acid sequence MRHRFAQAVVCAAAALSLVASTVAAQQSVLETRDPHQQQDPDFAAFYKTWTHHGSPLVDHLPIVAGVPTPKQFLGYYIGAPKKLTYYDQMVKYYRALAKATPRVRVETIGRSDEGRELVVVWVSSAENLAHLAENRANLAKLADPRGLSEAQIHELIATTKPDYHLMGGLHSGETGPPEMLMELVYRLATETSPLIDKIRDNVIVSVTPAAEPDGRDRNVDWFYHGLDMQAKYGPADSVARADSLRADSLKADSAQGGRRGRGGRGGRGGRGGRGGGTGAAVATLAGPPGRGGRGGGLEGGLPYWGKYVYHDNNRDINLSQVEMRAITDWYLTAHPPIVHDMHEAEALMYIYSGGPPQNPTLDPILFTELPFFANYQLEQTTKYGMPGVYTHAFMDGWSPGYLGSVAYNHNGMMEMYETESGHDIPADSMADSIANATPPGRGGAFGRGGFGGRGESLPTGQGAGQPREWYRGLPLPANGVATFTRRDNANYMETGVLSALQLTSMFPQMVLEDFAVMTQHSIDDGNTKAPYAYVIPVAPDMTKAATLVNILRAQGIEVGTLKQTTVAGKDTIPAGSYVVKLNQPYGRLAKNLLQKQIFPDPRLTTYDDSGWSMGWAFDVTVNEIEDKSILDAAVTPVKRAEVRGTVAGSGTAGLAVAHYGSNNMITFRYLLKNVPMQVADSAFTANGVKFPAGSFIVTGSAADLAAAKRTVDSLGLTAAALPSLPQVPSHQANVPRVAIYSQWNGTQDLGWYRYTFDRFHIPYDLIFKERVEKGDLKKDYDVIVMAAQNINRAAVFAPKAKHPQPYEQSARYRNLGMYGSTPDMSGGFGQAGVDAIDAFLDAGGTLITAAQAVDYPIDFGLARSAYGENPAGVTAQKPLVMARITRTDSPIFYGYAADTIPIKFNQGAQVFHIGVADSTRVLAEYVGGDASVLSG is encoded by the coding sequence ACCTGCCCATCGTAGCCGGCGTTCCCACGCCCAAGCAGTTCCTGGGCTACTACATCGGCGCGCCCAAGAAGCTCACGTACTACGACCAGATGGTGAAGTACTATCGCGCGCTCGCCAAGGCCACGCCGCGCGTGAGGGTCGAGACCATCGGCCGCTCGGACGAAGGGCGCGAACTCGTGGTCGTGTGGGTCTCGTCCGCGGAGAACCTGGCGCACCTGGCGGAGAACCGCGCGAATCTGGCTAAGCTCGCCGACCCCCGCGGCCTCTCCGAGGCGCAGATCCACGAGCTGATCGCCACGACCAAGCCGGACTATCACCTGATGGGCGGGCTGCACTCGGGCGAGACGGGGCCGCCGGAGATGCTCATGGAACTCGTCTATCGGTTGGCCACGGAGACGTCGCCGCTGATCGACAAGATCCGCGACAACGTGATCGTCTCGGTCACGCCGGCCGCCGAGCCCGATGGCCGCGATCGCAACGTCGACTGGTTCTATCACGGCCTCGACATGCAGGCCAAGTACGGGCCGGCCGACTCGGTTGCGCGCGCCGACAGCCTGCGCGCCGACAGCCTCAAGGCTGACAGCGCGCAGGGCGGACGCCGCGGACGAGGCGGGCGTGGTGGTCGCGGCGGACGCGGCGGACGCGGCGGCGGCACGGGGGCGGCCGTGGCCACGTTGGCCGGCCCGCCGGGCCGCGGTGGCAGGGGCGGCGGCCTGGAGGGCGGGCTCCCCTACTGGGGCAAGTACGTCTATCACGACAACAATCGCGACATCAACCTCTCGCAGGTCGAGATGCGCGCGATCACCGATTGGTACCTCACGGCGCATCCGCCCATCGTGCACGACATGCACGAGGCGGAGGCGCTGATGTACATCTACAGCGGTGGTCCGCCGCAGAATCCCACGCTCGATCCGATTCTCTTTACCGAACTGCCCTTCTTTGCCAACTACCAGCTCGAGCAGACCACGAAATACGGCATGCCGGGCGTGTACACGCACGCCTTCATGGACGGCTGGTCACCCGGCTACCTGGGGTCGGTGGCGTACAACCACAACGGCATGATGGAGATGTACGAGACCGAGTCCGGCCACGACATTCCGGCCGACTCGATGGCGGACAGCATTGCCAATGCAACGCCGCCGGGGCGCGGCGGCGCGTTCGGACGCGGCGGCTTCGGTGGCCGAGGCGAGAGCCTGCCCACCGGCCAGGGAGCCGGCCAGCCGCGCGAGTGGTATCGCGGTCTGCCCCTGCCGGCCAATGGCGTGGCCACCTTCACGCGCCGCGACAACGCCAACTACATGGAAACCGGCGTTCTCTCGGCGCTCCAACTCACGTCGATGTTCCCGCAGATGGTGCTGGAAGACTTCGCCGTGATGACGCAGCACTCGATTGACGACGGCAACACCAAGGCGCCATACGCCTACGTCATCCCGGTGGCGCCGGACATGACCAAGGCGGCGACCCTGGTCAACATCCTGCGCGCGCAGGGCATCGAGGTGGGCACGCTCAAGCAGACCACCGTGGCGGGCAAGGACACCATTCCCGCCGGCTCGTACGTGGTGAAGCTCAACCAGCCGTACGGCCGTCTGGCCAAGAACCTGCTCCAGAAGCAGATCTTTCCCGACCCGCGGCTCACGACATACGACGACAGCGGCTGGTCCATGGGCTGGGCGTTCGACGTCACGGTGAACGAGATCGAGGACAAGTCCATTCTCGACGCGGCGGTGACGCCCGTGAAGCGGGCCGAGGTGCGGGGCACCGTGGCCGGCAGCGGGACGGCCGGCCTCGCCGTGGCCCACTACGGCTCCAACAACATGATCACCTTCCGGTACCTGCTCAAGAACGTGCCGATGCAGGTGGCCGACTCGGCGTTCACCGCCAACGGCGTGAAGTTCCCCGCCGGCTCGTTCATCGTCACCGGCTCCGCGGCCGACCTCGCCGCAGCCAAGCGCACCGTGGATTCGCTCGGACTCACCGCGGCCGCGCTCCCGTCGCTGCCGCAGGTGCCGTCGCATCAGGCCAACGTGCCGCGCGTGGCCATCTACTCACAGTGGAACGGCACGCAGGACCTGGGCTGGTATCGCTACACCTTCGACCGATTCCACATTCCGTATGACCTGATCTTCAAGGAGCGCGTGGAAAAGGGCGACCTGAAAAAGGACTACGACGTGATCGTGATGGCGGCGCAGAACATCAACCGGGCGGCGGTGTTCGCGCCCAAGGCCAAGCACCCGCAGCCCTACGAACAGAGCGCCAGGTACAGGAACCTGGGCATGTACGGCTCCACGCCAGACATGAGCGGCGGATTCGGGCAGGCCGGAGTGGACGCGATCGATGCGTTCCTGGATGCGGGGGGCACGCTCATCACTGCCGCGCAGGCGGTGGACTATCCGATCGACTTCGGGCTCGCGCGGTCGGCGTACGGCGAGAATCCCGCGGGCGTGACGGCGCAGAAGCCGCTCGTGATGGCCAGGATCACCCGCACCGACAGCCCCATCTTCTATGGATATGCGGCCGATACCATTCCCATAAAGTTCAACCAGGGCGCGCAGGTATTCCACATCGGCGTCGCCGATTCGACCCGTGTGCTCGCCGAGTACGTGGGCGGTGACGCAAGTGTGTTGAGCGGG